Proteins encoded in a region of the Pseudomonas shahriarae genome:
- a CDS encoding lysylphosphatidylglycerol synthase domain-containing protein, translating to MSQAHTADASPRGFKRWKKPLTIAFFLLLIVLFTLLARRIDWSEVFDTLGDFKLRTLWIAAGLTLCSFLVYACFDLIGRTYIRQPLRWKQILPVGIISYAFNLNLSAWVGGIAMRYRLYSRLGVSNGNIAKILGLSLATNWFGYMALAGVVFSSGLVTMPPGWKLSSGALQGVGVLLIVASLGYLAACQFSKKRAWSIRGIEINLPSLRMACLQLALGALNWSLMAAVIFTLLPAKLDYPLVLGVLLISAIAGVLTHIPAGLGVLEAVFIALLQHEASRGSLLAGLIAYRAIYFILPLLVALLMYLTVEAKAKALRVKKTPA from the coding sequence ATGAGCCAAGCCCACACGGCTGATGCCAGCCCCCGCGGTTTCAAGCGCTGGAAGAAACCGCTGACCATCGCGTTCTTTCTGCTGCTGATCGTGCTCTTCACCCTGCTCGCCCGGCGTATCGACTGGAGCGAGGTGTTCGACACCCTCGGCGACTTCAAGCTGCGCACCTTGTGGATCGCCGCCGGGCTGACCTTGTGCAGTTTCCTGGTGTATGCGTGCTTTGACCTGATCGGCCGCACCTACATCCGCCAACCCTTGCGCTGGAAGCAGATCCTGCCGGTGGGCATCATCAGCTATGCGTTCAACCTCAACCTCAGCGCCTGGGTCGGCGGGATTGCCATGCGCTATCGGCTGTATTCGCGGCTGGGGGTGAGCAACGGCAATATCGCCAAAATCCTCGGCTTGAGCCTGGCCACCAATTGGTTTGGCTATATGGCCCTGGCCGGCGTGGTGTTCAGCAGCGGCCTGGTGACGATGCCACCGGGCTGGAAGCTCAGTAGCGGCGCGCTGCAAGGGGTTGGCGTGTTGCTGATCGTTGCGAGCCTCGGCTATCTGGCTGCGTGTCAGTTCTCGAAGAAGCGCGCCTGGTCAATTCGCGGGATCGAGATCAACCTGCCGTCGCTGCGCATGGCGTGTCTGCAACTGGCGCTCGGCGCGTTGAACTGGTCGCTGATGGCGGCCGTGATTTTCACCTTGCTGCCGGCGAAGCTGGACTACCCGCTGGTGCTGGGGGTGTTGCTGATCAGCGCGATCGCCGGGGTGCTGACGCATATTCCGGCCGGCCTTGGCGTGCTGGAAGCGGTGTTTATCGCGCTGCTGCAACATGAAGCGTCACGGGGCAGCCTGCTCGCCGGATTGATTGCCTACCGGGCGATCTATTTTATTTTGCCGCTGCTGGTAGCGCTGCTGATGTACCTCACGGTGGAGGCGAAGGCCAAGGCCTTGCGGGTGAAGAAAACACCCGCGTGA
- a CDS encoding GlxA family transcriptional regulator produces the protein MAVERAIVELGVLIYRGAQMAAVHGLTDLFGVANRIAAEHQSQQLPLLRVSHWQVNAEGTPVRAFDSQTGPDQPLMAVLVPPSIGEFCEEQAPPALLHWLRQQHAAGTVLGGVCIGSIMLARSGLLDGRSATAHWSSSSAFASRFPAVRLEADKPIVDDGDLITTAGLMAWSELGLRLVDRLMGPSIAADTARFLVIEHSDSASQCGSNFAPILGHGDAAILKVQHALQASGAVDVSLAAMAQAAGLEERTFLRRFRTATGLKPTEYCQHLRVGKARQMLEFTTTTIDQIAWTVGYQDPSAFRGIFKKITGLAPSDYRNRFGVRAPT, from the coding sequence ATGGCTGTGGAACGCGCGATCGTCGAGCTCGGCGTGCTGATCTACCGTGGCGCGCAGATGGCGGCAGTACACGGTTTGACCGACCTGTTCGGCGTCGCCAATCGTATCGCCGCCGAGCATCAGAGCCAGCAGCTACCCTTGCTGCGTGTCAGCCACTGGCAGGTCAATGCCGAGGGTACGCCTGTTCGGGCATTTGACAGCCAGACGGGTCCCGATCAACCGTTGATGGCTGTGCTGGTGCCGCCGTCGATTGGCGAGTTTTGCGAAGAACAGGCGCCGCCCGCGCTGTTGCACTGGCTGCGCCAGCAACATGCGGCAGGCACCGTGCTGGGAGGTGTGTGCATCGGTTCGATCATGCTGGCGCGCAGCGGCTTGCTCGATGGGCGTAGCGCCACTGCCCACTGGTCTTCTTCCAGCGCCTTCGCCAGTCGTTTTCCTGCGGTGCGCCTGGAGGCCGACAAGCCTATCGTCGATGATGGCGACCTGATTACCACTGCCGGGCTGATGGCCTGGTCCGAGCTGGGCCTGCGCCTGGTCGACCGCCTCATGGGTCCGAGCATCGCCGCCGACACCGCGCGCTTTCTGGTCATTGAGCACAGTGACAGCGCCAGCCAGTGCGGCAGCAATTTTGCGCCGATCCTCGGCCATGGCGACGCGGCCATTCTCAAGGTCCAGCACGCGTTACAGGCCAGTGGCGCGGTGGATGTCTCCCTCGCGGCGATGGCCCAGGCTGCCGGGCTGGAAGAGCGCACCTTCCTGCGCCGGTTTCGCACTGCCACCGGCCTGAAACCCACCGAGTACTGTCAGCACCTGCGGGTGGGCAAGGCGCGACAGATGCTGGAGTTCACCACTACCACCATTGATCAGATTGCCTGGACTGTGGGCTATCAGGACCCCAGCGCCTTTCGCGGGATCTTCAAAAAAATCACCGGCCTTGCGCCCAGTGATTACCGTAACCGATTCGGCGTCAGGGCCCCGACCTGA
- a CDS encoding DUF3182 family protein — protein MTPTNRKKAVVAHSVRPDAPLHEVETNRALARWLAQILGLDYGASYSADLHAPADLYLLPTQTLIGAAQALSLGVKGPEDLWGGYVDHDFICTKAITHGLHAPDAVAPEGWSPLFAERVRGVVLDGLSVFAMEDARIAATQLLDSGPIRLKPVHACAGRGQEVIESLKQLELILARPDMPELFTQGVVLEQDLQEVVTHSVGQSFIGGRVFSYCGEQYLTQDGQGEAVYGGSNLLVVPGYYEALLALALDNDVRLAIEQAQVFDNAADEAYPGFYASRRNYDIAQGLDSQGTRRSGVLEQSWRMGGASSAEVAALQSFINDPGLRAIRVSSVETYIDQPLPAHAIEIYRGPAEHGDFLLKYVTVQPYDG, from the coding sequence ATGACCCCGACCAACCGCAAAAAAGCCGTGGTGGCGCACTCGGTCCGGCCCGATGCACCGTTGCACGAAGTGGAAACCAACCGCGCCCTGGCCCGTTGGCTGGCGCAGATCCTCGGGCTCGACTACGGCGCCAGCTACAGCGCCGACCTGCATGCCCCCGCCGATCTTTACCTGCTGCCAACCCAGACCCTGATAGGCGCGGCCCAGGCACTGAGCCTGGGCGTGAAGGGGCCGGAGGACTTGTGGGGCGGTTATGTGGACCACGATTTTATCTGCACCAAAGCCATCACCCATGGCCTGCACGCCCCTGATGCAGTGGCCCCCGAGGGCTGGTCGCCGCTGTTTGCCGAGCGGGTACGCGGGGTGGTCCTCGATGGCTTGAGCGTGTTTGCCATGGAGGATGCCCGCATCGCCGCCACACAGTTGCTGGACAGTGGGCCGATTCGCCTGAAGCCGGTGCATGCCTGTGCCGGTCGTGGTCAGGAGGTGATCGAAAGCCTCAAGCAATTGGAGCTGATCCTCGCCCGCCCGGACATGCCAGAGCTGTTCACTCAAGGCGTAGTACTGGAGCAGGATTTACAGGAGGTCGTCACCCACAGTGTCGGCCAGAGCTTTATTGGCGGTCGTGTATTCAGTTACTGCGGCGAGCAATACCTGACCCAGGACGGGCAGGGCGAAGCGGTCTATGGCGGCTCCAACCTGCTGGTGGTGCCGGGGTACTACGAAGCGTTGCTGGCCCTGGCGCTGGACAATGATGTGCGCCTGGCCATCGAGCAGGCACAAGTGTTCGATAACGCCGCCGATGAAGCCTATCCTGGGTTTTATGCCTCGCGGCGCAATTACGATATCGCCCAGGGCCTGGACAGCCAAGGCACGCGCCGCAGCGGGGTGCTGGAGCAGTCCTGGCGCATGGGCGGTGCCAGTAGCGCCGAGGTCGCGGCGCTGCAGAGTTTTATCAATGATCCCGGCCTGCGCGCGATTCGTGTGTCGTCCGTCGAAACCTATATCGACCAGCCACTGCCCGCCCATGCGATCGAGATCTATCGCGGCCCGGCAGAGCACGGCGACTTTCTTCTCAAGTACGTAACGGTCCAACCTTATGACGGCTAG
- a CDS encoding cysteine hydrolase family protein, which yields MAKQALILIDIQNDYFPQGKWPLAGVEAAADKAQQVLHAFRQAGDAVIHVRHEFTSADAPFFTPGSEGAHIHAKVQNENDEPVVLKHFVNAFRQTNLRELLERHSITDLVVVGSMSHMCIDAVVRAAADYGYNVTVIHDACATRDQEFNGKTVPAAQVHDAYMASLAFAYASVVSADEFLKA from the coding sequence ATGGCCAAGCAAGCACTTATCCTAATTGATATCCAGAACGACTACTTCCCCCAAGGCAAGTGGCCATTAGCCGGTGTGGAAGCGGCGGCCGACAAGGCGCAACAAGTGCTCCACGCATTTCGTCAGGCCGGCGATGCAGTGATCCACGTGCGCCATGAGTTCACCTCGGCAGATGCGCCCTTCTTCACCCCAGGCTCTGAAGGCGCCCATATACATGCCAAGGTGCAGAACGAAAACGACGAGCCGGTGGTGCTCAAGCACTTCGTAAACGCTTTTCGCCAAACCAACCTGCGCGAATTACTCGAACGACACAGCATCACCGACCTGGTGGTCGTCGGCAGCATGAGCCACATGTGCATCGACGCCGTGGTTCGCGCAGCGGCGGACTATGGCTACAACGTGACGGTGATCCACGACGCCTGTGCTACCCGCGATCAGGAATTCAATGGCAAGACCGTTCCGGCGGCGCAGGTGCATGATGCCTACATGGCGTCACTGGCCTTTGCCTACGCCAGCGTGGTGTCGGCGGACGAGTTCCTGAAGGCCTGA
- a CDS encoding alpha/beta hydrolase family protein → MTARSETITIDIDDEQMSGTFLSPKSKVPGVLFVHGWGGSQERDLERAKGIAGLGCVCLTFDLRGHAGNGIPLSRVTREDNLRDLLAAYDRLLAHPAIDTSAVAVVGTSYGGYLAAILTSLRPVRWLALRVPALYRDQEWHTPKRDLDKVDLMDYRSTLVHAQSNRALHACAAFTGDVLIVESETDDHVPHATIMSYRAACQQTHSLTHRIIDGGDHSLSDPVSQQAYTSILVDWITEMVVGERLSIIQS, encoded by the coding sequence ATGACGGCTAGAAGCGAAACCATCACCATTGATATCGACGACGAACAGATGAGCGGGACCTTCCTCAGCCCCAAATCAAAAGTGCCGGGTGTGTTGTTTGTGCATGGCTGGGGCGGTAGCCAGGAACGGGACCTGGAACGGGCCAAAGGTATCGCCGGCCTGGGCTGCGTGTGCCTGACCTTTGATCTGCGCGGGCACGCGGGCAACGGCATCCCCTTGTCGCGGGTCACCCGCGAAGACAACCTGCGGGACTTGCTGGCGGCCTATGATCGATTGCTGGCGCACCCGGCCATCGACACCTCGGCGGTAGCGGTGGTGGGCACCAGTTATGGCGGCTACCTGGCGGCGATCCTCACGTCATTGCGCCCGGTGCGCTGGCTGGCGCTGCGGGTACCGGCGCTGTACCGCGACCAGGAATGGCACACGCCCAAGCGCGACCTGGATAAAGTCGACTTGATGGATTACCGCAGCACCCTGGTACACGCCCAGAGCAATCGCGCATTGCACGCCTGTGCGGCGTTTACCGGTGATGTGTTGATTGTCGAATCGGAAACCGATGACCATGTGCCCCACGCTACCATCATGAGCTACCGGGCTGCATGCCAGCAGACCCATTCGCTGACCCACCGGATCATCGACGGTGGCGATCACTCCTTGAGCGACCCGGTGTCCCAGCAGGCCTACACCTCGATCCTGGTGGACTGGATCACCGAGATGGTGGTGGGCGAGCGCTTGAGCATCATCCAATCCTGA